In Terriglobales bacterium, a single genomic region encodes these proteins:
- the tadA gene encoding tRNA adenosine(34) deaminase TadA, producing MSAADESWMEEALREAAKAEAAGEVPVGAVIVCDGRIVGRGANRNLADSDPTAHAEVVALREAARALGNHRLDECEMFVTIEPCAMCAGALVHARLKRLVYGADDPKAGAVSSVLQVLNHPRLNHQMEVTSGVLVGRCGELMQAFFRSRRNR from the coding sequence GAAGAGGCCCTCCGCGAAGCGGCGAAGGCCGAAGCCGCGGGCGAGGTCCCGGTGGGCGCGGTCATCGTCTGTGACGGGCGCATCGTCGGCCGCGGTGCGAACCGCAACCTGGCGGACTCCGATCCCACCGCCCACGCCGAGGTCGTTGCCCTGCGCGAAGCGGCGCGCGCGCTCGGCAACCACCGTCTGGACGAGTGCGAGATGTTTGTTACAATCGAGCCCTGCGCCATGTGCGCGGGCGCGCTCGTCCACGCGCGGCTGAAGCGCCTGGTGTACGGCGCGGACGACCCCAAGGCCGGCGCCGTCAGCTCGGTGCTCCAGGTCCTGAACCACCCACGGTTGAATCATCAAATGGAGGTGACTTCAGGGGTGCTGGTCGGCCGCTGCGGGGAGTTGATGCAAGCGTTCTTCCGGAGTCGCAGGAACAGATAG
- the msrA gene encoding peptide-methionine (S)-S-oxide reductase MsrA translates to MTSGTAEKTEKATFAAGCFWGVEAAFAEIDGVVETAVGYSGGHTENATYEQVCSGRTGHAEAVEVRFNPAEVSYEDLLDAFWELHDPTTLNRQGPDVGSQYRSAIFFRTPEQEQVALASKARAQASGKHRSTIVTEITPASEFYRAEEYHQKYFQKHGGAACHF, encoded by the coding sequence CGGAGAAGACCGAGAAGGCGACCTTTGCCGCGGGCTGCTTCTGGGGTGTGGAGGCGGCGTTTGCGGAGATCGACGGAGTAGTGGAGACCGCCGTGGGCTACTCGGGAGGCCACACCGAGAACGCCACCTATGAGCAGGTGTGCAGCGGCCGCACCGGGCACGCCGAGGCGGTGGAGGTGAGGTTCAATCCCGCTGAGGTCTCCTACGAAGATCTGCTCGACGCCTTCTGGGAGTTGCATGACCCCACCACGCTCAACCGCCAGGGCCCGGACGTGGGCTCGCAGTACCGCTCCGCCATCTTCTTCCGTACGCCGGAGCAGGAGCAGGTGGCGCTTGCGTCGAAGGCGCGGGCGCAGGCTTCCGGCAAGCACCGCAGCACGATCGTCACCGAGATCACTCCTGCCTCGGAGTTCTACCGCGCCGAGGAGTACCACCAGAAATACTTCCAGAAACACGGCGGGGCGGCCTGCCACTTCTAG